A region from the Desulfoglaeba alkanexedens ALDC genome encodes:
- the fdhF gene encoding formate dehydrogenase subunit alpha — MDYQTVLTTCTYCGCGCGINLEVLDGKIISALPSKTSPVNEGKLCIKGWNVHEFVQHPKRLRNPLMRKDGALRNATWEDALGFAASQLKRIRDEHGPDSIALLTSAKCTNEDNYVLQKFARAAIGTNNIDHCARLUHSSTVAGLAAAFGSGAMTNSIDELADADCIFIIGSNTTVAHPLVATRIYRAKAKGAKLIVADPREIQMARFADVYVRQRLGSDVALVNGMMHVIYKNGWHNQAFIDERTENFDALVEVIETFTPERTERITGVPADDIVRMAELYAKAESSSIVYCMGITQHVTGVDNVKTLANLAMLCGHIGRPSTGVNPLRGQNNVQGACDMGGLPNVYPGYQAVTVPEIQEKFAKAWNAPLSPSVGLTVMEMMDGILKGSVKAMVILGENPLVSDPDLQHVKHALEAVEFLCVIDIFPTPTTELAHVVFPASSFAEKDGTFTNSERRVQRVRKAVNPPGEARVDWAIIQDLSNRIGYAMNYGDAEDVFKEITQVTPSYAGMSYPRLEEEGLCWPCPTPDHPGTPYLHKDRFARGKGLFHAIDYRDPAEMPDESYPFWFTTGRSYAHYHTGTMTRVSPHLHREMPEAVMEIHPEDAAALRCQDGDRVRVSSRRGSIVTRISLTERIGKGVVFMPFHFAESAANVLTIAALDPVCKIPEYKVCAVKIEQAA, encoded by the coding sequence ATGGACTACCAGACGGTTCTCACCACGTGCACGTACTGCGGTTGCGGTTGCGGGATCAACCTGGAAGTGCTGGACGGAAAGATCATCAGTGCGCTGCCGTCCAAGACCAGCCCGGTGAACGAGGGGAAACTCTGCATCAAGGGATGGAATGTGCACGAATTCGTCCAGCATCCGAAACGGCTGAGGAACCCGCTGATGCGGAAGGACGGGGCTCTCCGGAACGCGACCTGGGAGGACGCACTGGGGTTTGCGGCTTCGCAGCTCAAGCGTATCCGGGACGAGCACGGGCCCGACAGCATTGCCCTTCTCACCTCCGCCAAGTGCACCAACGAAGACAATTATGTGCTGCAGAAATTTGCGAGAGCCGCCATCGGAACCAACAACATTGATCACTGTGCCCGTCTCTGACACTCCTCCACCGTGGCAGGTCTTGCCGCAGCGTTCGGAAGCGGAGCCATGACCAATTCCATCGACGAATTGGCGGATGCGGACTGCATTTTCATCATCGGATCCAACACCACGGTCGCCCATCCGCTGGTCGCCACGCGGATCTACCGGGCGAAGGCCAAGGGAGCGAAACTCATCGTCGCCGACCCGCGCGAAATCCAGATGGCGCGTTTCGCCGATGTGTACGTGCGCCAGCGCCTGGGAAGCGATGTGGCGCTCGTTAACGGCATGATGCACGTGATCTACAAGAACGGCTGGCACAATCAGGCCTTCATCGACGAACGGACCGAAAACTTCGACGCGCTGGTGGAGGTGATCGAAACGTTCACACCCGAGCGTACGGAGCGGATCACCGGAGTACCGGCGGACGACATCGTCCGGATGGCAGAGCTCTATGCCAAGGCGGAATCGAGTTCCATCGTCTACTGCATGGGGATCACCCAACATGTGACCGGCGTGGACAATGTCAAGACGCTGGCGAACCTGGCCATGCTGTGCGGCCACATCGGCCGGCCCTCCACCGGCGTCAACCCGCTGCGGGGACAGAACAACGTGCAGGGCGCCTGCGACATGGGCGGACTTCCCAACGTATACCCCGGTTATCAGGCGGTCACTGTTCCGGAAATCCAGGAAAAATTCGCGAAGGCCTGGAATGCGCCGCTTTCGCCTTCGGTGGGCCTCACCGTCATGGAAATGATGGACGGGATCCTCAAGGGAAGCGTGAAGGCCATGGTCATCCTCGGGGAAAACCCCCTGGTGAGCGACCCCGACTTGCAGCACGTGAAGCATGCCCTGGAAGCTGTGGAATTCCTCTGCGTCATCGACATCTTCCCGACCCCGACCACGGAACTGGCCCACGTGGTGTTTCCGGCTTCCTCCTTCGCCGAAAAGGACGGAACCTTCACCAATTCCGAACGCCGGGTTCAGAGGGTGCGCAAGGCGGTGAACCCCCCCGGGGAAGCCCGCGTCGACTGGGCAATCATCCAGGACCTTTCCAACCGGATCGGGTACGCCATGAACTACGGTGATGCGGAGGACGTGTTCAAGGAAATCACGCAGGTCACGCCGTCGTACGCGGGCATGAGCTACCCGCGACTTGAAGAGGAGGGGCTCTGCTGGCCCTGCCCGACCCCCGACCACCCGGGGACCCCGTACCTCCACAAGGACCGCTTCGCTCGAGGCAAGGGACTCTTTCACGCCATCGACTACCGCGATCCCGCGGAGATGCCGGACGAAAGCTATCCCTTCTGGTTCACCACAGGGCGTTCCTACGCCCACTATCACACCGGAACCATGACCCGCGTTTCGCCGCACCTCCACCGGGAAATGCCCGAGGCGGTCATGGAGATACACCCTGAAGACGCGGCGGCGCTGAGATGTCAGGACGGCGATCGGGTGAGGGTGAGCAGCCGGCGCGGGAGCATCGTGACGCGCATTTCGCTGACGGAACGGATCGGGAAGGGCGTGGTGTTCATGCCGTTCCATTTCGCCGAAAGCGCGGCCAACGTGCTCACCATCGCGGCTCTCGACCCTGTTTGCAAGATCCCGGAATACAAGGTCTGCGCGGTGAAAATCGAACAGGCCGCCTGA